CCAGACCGCGAAGCGGCTCGGCGAATTGATCGGCGCGCACGCGAAGTTGGGCAAGACCCTCGTGGTCGCCTCCTCCGATCTCGCGCACGGGCACGATTACGCGACCACGCGCCGTCTGGACGCCACCGCCGCCGAAGCAATCCGCGCCTTTGCGCCGGACAAGTTCTATGATCTCTTCGCGGACGGCGCCTGTGAGGCCTGCGGCGGCGGGCCGATCGTCGCGGCGATGATCGCCGCGCGCGCCATGGGCGCCGACAGCGCCAAGGTGCTGGCGCAGGCCAATTCGGGGGATGTCACCGGCGAGAAACGCGGCTACATCGTCGGCTACCTCTCGGCGGTCTTCTACCGCGGCGACGGCGGGTCGGGACGGGAGTATGTCTTGTCAGCGGACGAACCGGAGACGCACGACATCACCGATCATCGCACCATCGACGCCGATCAGACGCTAAGCGCCGGCGAACGCGAACTGTTGCGCAACACCGCGCGGCGGTCGTTGGAGCACGCGGTCAAGGGAGCGCACGTGACGTGTCCGGAGGCCGCCACGCCCCGTCTGCGCGAAAAACGCGGCGTCTTTGTCACGCTCAAGCGGCGCGGCGAACTGCGCGGCTGCGTCGGCTATGTCCGTCCCTTCAAACCGCTCATCGAAGCAGTCTGGGAGATGGCCGAGTCGGCGGCGCTGCGCGACGGCCGCTTCAGGCCGGTCGAGCCCAAGGAAGTCGACGAGCTCGAAATCGAGATCACCGTCCTTTCACCCCTGAAACGCATCTCCGACCCCAACCAAGTGTTGGTGGGACGTCATGGCCTTCTGGTCTCGCGCGGACATCTCTCCGGCGTGCTTTTGCCGCAGGTTCCGGTCGAGCATGACTGGGATCGCGAGACATTCCTGGCGGAGGCCTGCCTCAAGGCCGGGCTGGATCCCGATGCCTGGCGCGATCCAGCCACCACGCTTGAGGTCTTCTCGGCTGAAATCTTTTAGGGCCCTGTGAATCTGCGGACGCTTCTCTACCGGCATGTGCTCGGTCAGGTCCCCGATCCGGAAACCTGGCCGCCGCCGCCTGATGTCTCTTCTCTTCCATTGCCCTCTGGCCGGGAGCGCACCGACGAGACCTTGCGCGGCTGGGCGATGTCGCCGGAATTTGCGCCCGGCTGGCCGAAGCGACGCACCGCGATCGGCGCGCAGGCCTATCGCTTCACGACCAATGGCGAGTACGACTGCGGTTGGCGGCTTTGCGATCTGGCAACGCGGTTTCTCGCAACCACACTACCGGAAAAGTGCGATCTGGTGATTCCGGTTCCGCCGCCGCCGATCTTCACACCGGTGGAGCCGATCGAGTGGCTGGGGCAGCGATTGGCAAAGTCGCTGGCGGCGACCTTTCGCCCCGATTTGGTCGCGCTGTCGGCGCCGTTGGCCGACCACGCCGACCGCTTGCGCCATCCCCCTCTGCCATGGGGTGACCTGTTCCGGCTAACCCGTCCCGAATCGGTGTTCCATCGGCGGGTGCTTCTGATCGACTGGCGTTGGGAACGGGGGCGGTCGCTGAAAGCGATCGAGAAGTTATTGCGCCATGCCGGGGCCGAGGTGGTATGCTTCAGTTGGCTGGAGTGATTCGATGACGACCGTCACGCGCGATTTGTCCATCCTCTATGCCCTCACCACCGAGGCCCGTCTCGGCGCCAAGGCGGTGGCGGCGTTGATCGCGCATTTCGGCGAGCCCGAGGCGATCTGGGAGGCGGGGACGGCGCAGATCGCCGAGGTCGCCCATGTCGCCGACGAGGACCTCGAGCGTCTCGAGGGCGCGCGCAACCTGACCGACGCGTTGACCGAAGACCTGGAACTGATGATCCAGCAGGGAACGCGTCCGATTCCGATCACCAGCGCCGACTACCCGCACCGCCTCCTCAATCTCGATGACCCGCCGACCATCCTCTATGTGCGCGGGGAGTTGCCCGCGGCCGACACGCGTTGTGTCGCGGTGGTCGGCACGCATCAGGCCGACAACGAGGGCATCGCCGACGCGGTCGCCTGGGGCAAGGGGCTGGCCGAGCGCGGTGTGACGGTCATCTCGGGCCTGGCGCGCGGCATCGACGGCGGCGCGCACACCGGCGCGCTGGCCGGCGGCGGCAAGACCTGCGCCGTGCTCGGCGCCGGGTTCGACAACATCTACCCGCCCGAGCATCGTGCCCTCGCCGAATCGATCGAACAATCGGGCGCGCTCATCGCCGAATACTCGCCGCGCACCCCGCTCACCAAACCGCGCCTGGTCTTCCGCAACCGGCTGATCGTCGCGCTCTCCGATGCGGTGATCGTCGTGCGGCTGCATGCCGACACGCGCGGTTCAATGGAGGCGATCCGTCGCGCCCGCGACCTGGCCGTGCCCACCTTCCTGGTCGCCGTCGATACCGAGAAGCCGTCGATCGATGCGGTCGCCGAAGGGGCCATCCCGATTCCCCGCGCGCCGGACTTCGATCTGGTGCTCAATTATCTCTGAGTTGGATCAACGCGGAC
The nucleotide sequence above comes from bacterium. Encoded proteins:
- the amrB gene encoding AmmeMemoRadiSam system protein B, whose amino-acid sequence is MRVVSDPKRVRNFRVAGEDGFYPDNPVILTQKIAHYFSEAKRETFPGPIAALVCPHAGYDYSGAIAAAGYKQLQGLSYSTVVVISPSHRAFFRGCSVYSGGAYRTPLGEIPLDLEFCARLTETDPLVALSDIGHEAVGGGYEHALEVHLPFLQVVLGQFSLVPIVMGDQEYQTAKRLGELIGAHAKLGKTLVVASSDLAHGHDYATTRRLDATAAEAIRAFAPDKFYDLFADGACEACGGGPIVAAMIAARAMGADSAKVLAQANSGDVTGEKRGYIVGYLSAVFYRGDGGSGREYVLSADEPETHDITDHRTIDADQTLSAGERELLRNTARRSLEHAVKGAHVTCPEAATPRLREKRGVFVTLKRRGELRGCVGYVRPFKPLIEAVWEMAESAALRDGRFRPVEPKEVDELEIEITVLSPLKRISDPNQVLVGRHGLLVSRGHLSGVLLPQVPVEHDWDRETFLAEACLKAGLDPDAWRDPATTLEVFSAEIF
- a CDS encoding DNA-processing protein DprA, with protein sequence MTTVTRDLSILYALTTEARLGAKAVAALIAHFGEPEAIWEAGTAQIAEVAHVADEDLERLEGARNLTDALTEDLELMIQQGTRPIPITSADYPHRLLNLDDPPTILYVRGELPAADTRCVAVVGTHQADNEGIADAVAWGKGLAERGVTVISGLARGIDGGAHTGALAGGGKTCAVLGAGFDNIYPPEHRALAESIEQSGALIAEYSPRTPLTKPRLVFRNRLIVALSDAVIVVRLHADTRGSMEAIRRARDLAVPTFLVAVDTEKPSIDAVAEGAIPIPRAPDFDLVLNYL